A DNA window from Onychostoma macrolepis isolate SWU-2019 chromosome 13, ASM1243209v1, whole genome shotgun sequence contains the following coding sequences:
- the chchd1 gene encoding coiled-coil-helix-coiled-coil-helix domain-containing protein 1, with product MSGSVIQEKVAKLLSRQNGKPALRPIKPLALKNEVASRKLKKGEATCVTEMSLLMACWKQNDFNNSVCSKEVSVFYTCVEKAQNKAKGKQETQGRLLPKEANTLLKRFPNLSSEI from the exons ATGAGTGGATCTGTGATTCAAGAGAAGGTTGCTAAACTGTTGAGCAGACAGAATGGAAAACCCGCACTGAGACCCATCAAACCTCTGGCGCTCAAGAATGAAGTCGCCAGCCGCAAGCTGAAGAAAGGAG AGGCCACCTGTGTAACGGAAATGTCATTACTTATGGCTTGCTGGAAACAGAATGACTTCAACAACTCAGTCTGCTCTAAAGAAGTCTCAGTCTTCTACACATGTGTTGAAAAG GCACAGAACAAGGCCAAAGGAAAGCAGGAAACTCAGGGTCGACTTTTGCCTAAAGAAGCCAACACCTTATTAAAACGATTTCCCAACCTGAGCAGTGAGATCTAG